A genomic region of Microlunatus sagamiharensis contains the following coding sequences:
- a CDS encoding O-acetyl-ADP-ribose deacetylase: MTSIRLVLGDLTTQDVDAIVNAANHTMLGGGGVDGAIHRAAGPKLLEACRRVRKTTFRDGLPTGEAVATEGFDLPARWVIHTVGPTWAKTIDKSDLLVSCHTRSLAVADEVGARSVAFPAISTGAYHWPMDDAARIAIATVHGAMTGVEEVRFVLRGQAAYDVFAVELERQQG; the protein is encoded by the coding sequence GCGACCTGACCACGCAAGACGTCGACGCGATCGTCAACGCCGCCAACCACACGATGCTCGGCGGCGGTGGCGTGGACGGCGCGATCCACCGCGCCGCCGGGCCCAAGCTGCTGGAGGCGTGCCGGCGCGTGCGGAAGACGACGTTCCGCGACGGGCTGCCGACGGGTGAGGCCGTCGCGACGGAAGGCTTCGACCTCCCGGCGCGCTGGGTGATCCACACCGTGGGCCCGACCTGGGCCAAGACGATCGACAAGTCCGACCTGCTCGTGTCCTGCCACACTCGCTCCCTCGCGGTGGCCGACGAGGTCGGGGCCCGCAGCGTCGCCTTCCCCGCGATCTCCACCGGCGCGTACCACTGGCCGATGGACGACGCCGCCCGCATCGCGATCGCCACGGTGCACGGGGCGATGACCGGGGTGGAGGAGGTGCGGTTCGTGCTGCGCGGGCAGGCCGCGTACGACGTGTTCGCCGTCGAGCTGGAGCGCCAGCAGGGCTGA